Below is a window of Quercus robur chromosome 6, dhQueRobu3.1, whole genome shotgun sequence DNA.
aaagttttgttgaaaaaaaaggtttgtgggtcccgtgaatagtgcacgaGACCCATTGAACAGTGTCTAAAGCTAGAGAAATGcgcttccaaaaaaaaaaaaaaaatgtagacgCTGGACATTAATAAGCTGAATCCAAATGGGTATTAAGTGTCATGTCAATGCTCCATTAGACACATAAGCAAGAATTTTGAttggccaaaaacgaattgaccctttgtgataaattaattgattaattagccaagtttattaattaatcaaattaacatgtaaaacgcgtggtaacacaaacaaatcaccaataaactaattatgcaatggaaaataaataacacggtaatttgtttacgaatggagagaACCTAATGACAAAAATCCCAaagggtgattttcaggtcaccactcccgaaattccactattatcaaaacaagcgacTACGTGATTAACCAATGTGCGGATTCtagtacacgacttcaatcaccaactaaagaaggttgatagttgcaaagttcttcagttcatcccaacgatgaagattaagaagttgcttggtcacaaaaccctaaggtacacatacacagcaacttcttcacaagaatgatgaactagggcaaaactttgtctctggttacaaattgcttgaacaaactttgttcAACACTTGTGTAATTTGtgtacactttgacggcccttaaaataatcattttatatgtttagggttagaagaaatgaaggcccaaacacataattacggattagagtcaaaacagaactggaattctgtttttcataaagctcgacagatagttGTCTGTCGAGCCTCGGGGTTGGAATAGCTTCTTAAGCTCAATGGATAGCTAGTTGTCAAGATAGCTGTCGAActttaatgaatagcacttcttcaacttgaatctcggacagacttgcatgtcttcaacacttgatcttgaaacacagtttcttgaagtattaaacatatcttAGATCTatctaaatacaagtaaagtgcgttttgtcaaagaataagtcaattacataaaatagtgatatatgttcctaacaagtgaatcacatatgtcctaacaaatttAACGgaagttaataaaaagaccaaCAACACTCATTTTttagactttaggaactaataaCGCCCATTTGAAACTTAAGGGACCAAAAGCGCATAATAGGCAAACTTTAGGGACCTACATtgtatttttgcctaaaaaaaaaatgaaaaaatgtaagaaaaagaaaatgagatttcgaaaagttgtatataaaatcTAATAGCAAAAAACTTGGCTTATAATTCAAtactgtaaagttgtgatttataactattttgtgttggctttaattctgtgccaaatttaattgtaattttattcaatcatatTTCCCTATATTTATGTGgtttttaattgtaagggatgagtgtgagagagtaTGAAGACTTAAGCTTAAAATGATGAAcaagtggatttcgcgagaagctcaTGAGAAGCTAACTTGCGAAATAAGCCACATGTAGAGCAGATGACTGGAAGGCGAAGAGTCATGCCAACCTAgagttttcgcgagtgtctcacgGGTAAGACCTTCTTGCAAAATACTcgcaaaacatttttttttggctaatttaTCATGTTTGTTTTACCaagtctttacccacactatatatacccccatTACCCACATATTATAAGGAGTGTTTTCAGATAGAAAACCATAGAAAATACACTTGATTGTCAGAGATTTTTATActcacaatcatctacacatttccttgtggttttcctctactcctacctctccatttctaaatcattgagaggttgatagctcaaacacttaccacacctaaCCTAAGTGTCAAGtaaggttttggtgctgctggaaagcattggaaggagccaatcattggcggatgcaatcgggccgAATTGTGGGATTcgggaaagctagagaagacaaggttctaAGAAGCCAGTtggtagtaggagcttggagagctcaagtacattggatagactaggcttggagggtcttttgttattcgtatactccaactttattttctagtggatcgattaccgcttggagggcggcagagagatTTTTCGCCAAGTatttcagtttcctcttcgataacatgtctcagtgttatcttgtatttgcatctctcttccctactcttaaGTTTTACTTTATATCAttgataatggatgaatatggcttagggtagtgtTATCGGTTGTTTGCgctcatttactcttattttgCACTTAgtctaagttagagtaaaagcaatctagccgtaattttaatttgggggtctaaacaagttcttgtgttttcacataaatttgagcTTTCAAATACCAAACAGACAATCCAACCTAAGATTGCAACCTTTAACTGATACCAGAGTAAGTAAGCATGTGACTTTGTCCTTCAATTTAATATCTTTTGCCAAACCTTCTGTGAGTtgattagaatatatatatatatatatatatttttttttttttttcgaaaatgTGAGTTGATTAGAATTTAGATGATAACAAACACACCATTTGTTAAGGGTAAGGTTTATTTCGAAACTAGTTTACTGAAAAACTCTTCAAGCTcttcctatatatttttatcaatgcCAATTTCAAAAATCTGGCCGTTAGATTTcatattcttattatatcctcCACACTCACAAATGTTTAAGAAGAttaaagatcaattgctatgtcatcaaacaaatgttttaatttcaatttttttttaattatgcataaaaaataaattcactaattaaatattaaataacaacttatttgaacgaaatttgacatgcgtgttaagaacataaagaatatgcaatccaatatttaaattttcataatttacattcaataatatatatatatatatatatatatatatatgaccacTTGATGTAAATATTAAAACTCCAAAACTCAAttgacaccccccccccccccccaaaaaaaaaaagaaagaaaaataaatgttacATCTCAAAATACATGAATATGTCTcaactaaaatacaaaaaaatgattaaagaagATAAATCTAAGGATAAATTTTggctataaatttaattataatccAAAGCTACAATCAACAAGGAAAAtgatatcttttaaaaaaaccaaaaaaaaaaaaaaaaaaccaataggaAAATGACATGTGTTTACTTACAAACCACACTTGAGTGATTGTatacaattattttaaataagttaGTGCATTACACATGATATGAACACGTCATTTTATTattacaactaagtttgtagtcaaTTTGTGTCctaaatttagagaaaaatactatatctacaacatttttacaagattttcacaacaaattctaaatggTATGTTCATTGgaacatataatttattatgaaagtgttgtgaaaacatTATGAATATGAAGATATATAGTACttctcaaatttaaattatagaaGAAAATGCAACAACGCATTAAATTTTGTACAAATATAGCTTGATTTTCCAAGGGTGTCAAATTTGTTTAAGAAATTATCTTTGTATAGTTTAAATCTACGTGTTCTTCCTTTGCTTGATCAAAGACTTTGCATTTTATATTATTCGCAAGTTCATCGATAAGCTGGCCCTCTTTTGACTTATTTGTGGGCTGGGCTTCAAGTAATTTGCTGCCCTTGTTTAGCTTGTTAAAGCTGTTTACTTGAGTGACTTTTTACCAGGCCTAAGAGTCCATGCCTAATTTTGCTTGAGTAGGGTTAGAGACATAAAAATTGGCACAATTTTGTTGCACAATTTGCCATATGGAAAATTATGATCGGTAAAAGAGTGTCTCCACATGACCCATCATTACACTCATACAAATTATAACTAGCCACGGGGTGAGTTGTGGCATAAAATTATGCCAAGTTATATATATGTCCATAGCATTACTCATCATTTTGcataaacaaaacccaacccatACTCAGATAACGAAATTCTTCTCATAAACACAAAAGGGTTATAACTTAGTAATTGGGTaggaacaaaaaatttcacatgatGAGTTGTGGCAATAATTGTGAGATTTGTTACATCCCTATCATTTTCTGTTATAACTTATCAACCTCCCCTCTTAtggctttattttttttttcaatttaaaaaaaaaaaaaaaagactcttaACTTTGTCCTTGcctatattttaataataagtttATGGGTACCGAATtaagtcttttctttttgggtgtTATGGGTGAGAGACTGcgtaatttttttgggtaaaaactTCTGTAGCAGAATTGTTATTTTAGCTTAAAAAGTTGATGCCTGTAGGTGAGATtccatattatttaaaattttaaataataattaaaaagtttaTGCCTGCAATAGAATTGATATTTTAACCTTATAAGGTAAGTGATATAccaatttaaaattgtaaataataacACATTCAACATAATAAGGAtcttctcaaataaaaataaataaataaacataataaGGAAGCCCAAACCAACATATCATACCATATAtaggttcatttttttttttttgataagatataTAGTTTCATTAGCAAGAAGTACTTATCCCACTAGTAGCTGAGAATTAAGTAGCAGCAAAAGGTACATGCATAAACAGTAGTAGTCATCAGAACAGAGGATATTATGAGTCGCAGACTCTCGTAGCTCTTATTATATGACATATATACTAATACTAACATAAGATTGAGCCCaactagctagctagctagctaggcTCAGCTTAGTTGGATGGTGGAGGCTTGTGTTTTGGGCGTGGCTTTGAACCCTTGGGAGGTTTGCCATCCAGGTTTGGTTCCTTAGATGAAGGTGGTCTGTGTGGTGGTAATAGAGAGCCTGCTGGTCTATGTGCAATTGGCGGTTTTTCCTCACGAAAACCATCAGGTGGTGGTTTATGGTGATTAGCAAGACAGTGAGTGGTGAGAAGCACCGCTCCAATGAGCAAAACTAGCAAGAGTTTGGGAGACATTTTGGGCTTGCTCTTCAAAGACTTAGTAGAATTGTGTGGTGCAAATTTCTGAGAAACTTGGTGGCCTTTTGTAATGGCCTTGGCCTTATCTACGCACGCcgcatgtttgtttgtttttttgccCTTCTTTAATAGGGAAACTATTAGTTCACAAAGTGTATTTAGTTTGACCTACTATTGTTCTGTTCTATAGGTTTATTTCTTTCTGAATTGTTCTACAGGTTTATAGAACTGCCTACACATGGggaattttagatttttcttacGGTTACAGGTGTTATCGTGTTAGAATGCACTTGCAACCCactctattttctctttttttaatttcttaggtttggctacaaacttaatTGTAATTGTAAAGTCCCAATCAATCCACGGCCCAAAAATGACCCAGGCTATGGCCCAATAAGCTCACTATAATAGATTTGTTAGAAAGTGAGTTAGATATTGATCGCTTAACAAGTTAACGCTAATCACAATGGGAAAAGACACCAATGAGATGACGTAGACCataaattatgaagaaaaaaggaTCCTTTGTCAGGCCCGAGGAATGTCTGTTTTATAAAtacatatttcttttttctttgaacaAATATTTTAGTTCTTTCTTCCAAAgctcttttttctctccttgtcctcttttttttggatctCCTCTCATCAGAatcatcatttttctttaatatttacacATAGATTATCTTAGTCTTACACTTGGAGGGCTGAGATCGCATTCCTAGGACTTGTGTCTCATCCGGAACGTACTAGTAAGCTTCTGCATTGCAATCTGAGCAGTGctgataacgccttaaaatgtgcacttgttatatatttatgtgggcgTTATCTCTttattactatgcttaatttgtataattaagccatgatttgcattagtccctattatttatctttacataatttcttgaataagatgctattcattgtgtgtaattttccactttcaggaaatcatgtgagaaagatgagtttacaagaatttgtgagagaatggaggccaaactagaattaaagtggagctaagGGACCAtacttaaatgtctaaggatgTGCAGCTGGAGTGTCTGGATtgtctaccatgattggaagcttcaaataaggaaagaaatcaaaaaggcagaatctgaaaaggaaaaatctgatttgagcaccgatcagtattttgggcgtatctctctcctcaaaaatccaattgacacaaggccAGATGGGTTGGAACCTTGatttaaatatctacaactttccagttttgagtttttctaaattctcaatttttgatgGCCGAAATTAACTCGCAAGTTACTGCTATAAACCTggacggaaattaaaatagtaaatgttttattttctttggacacttagacattagggttttgaagggaggctgggtagaacgaattttggagagaaaaccttgtatttttctttctctaatggcagcctaaactctttgctagggctaggggttacgtttcttctatacggtatgaatattcaatttgattctttctaggattttatcaacaacatatttgattgttcaattagatttcttttgatgtattagttcttccacgctttcaataagtttaataatgtttttcttattgtttagatgaatttctaatagtttcaaatagaaattaggttttaaagtgaatgcgtttttctgaaaacttttctaaccgcattattaatcgaggttatcatgcgttcttgaattgtctcagttcaaccgaatcataagtttttaattgtataaggacaatcaattatgaaatagatattttcttagatcacaaaaaatttcatatcgCTATAGGGAAACACCTCaatgccctagtatttacattattgatttaaatcaatttttattattattcttgttaacaatcaccaagcaaaagtatttttcatctttacccaaattgttatttaattacatTGTCTTTGAGTTTACCctgctccttgtggttcgacctcAGTACTCCGAGAATTATGTTACTACGATCTCttgcacttgggagtgagcaagcaatTTTGGGGCCATTGTCAGGGAGCTGCTGCATGTTCAGAGGCAATTTTTGGGAGCAAAGCACAACCAGTGGAAATTCTTCTATTGGTAACTTCGttccatttttttccccttatttttcatttttcatttttctatttgtttttaatttattttatttggttggcATTCATTGTTGCATGAGCATTTGGGTTAGAAACAAGAGAGGCAGATTAGAAAGTTTTGAAACTTACTTTGGTAATCTTTTTGACACACCTTTGCCTTCACCTTCTTCATCAATCATGGGTGACGAAACACATAATAATCATGATGAGAATAGATGTACTATGTATGAACTGTTGCATCCCACACAAAATTCTATTCCTTCATGCATCATGTTTCCTCCTAATGCACCACATGTAGAACTGAAACAAGGTTTATTAGCAATACTTCCTGACTTTAggggacaagaaaatgaaaatccttATGTCCATGTTAGAGCTTTTGAAGAGGTAATTAGTAGTTTCTATGCACAAAATGTTATTGAGACTGCTAAGTTacgtttctttcctttttctcttaagGATAAGGCAAGAAGTTGGCTTTACACCTTGAAACCTAGGTCTATAGGTAGTTGGGGGGAGATGGCCAAAGagttttttaagaaacattttCCTCCCCACAAAGTCCAGCAAGTAAAAAGAGGGATAGCTAGTTTTGTCCAAGGAGAAAATGAGACCTTATAGCAAGCTTGGGAAAGGTACAAagatcttttcaatttttgccCAACTCATGGGTATGAAGATTGGAGGTTGGTTAGCTATTTTTATGAAGGACTTACACCTAGGGACCGACAGTTTGTTCAACTCTCATGCAGAGGGGACTTTTTACAAAAAGAACCCGAAGATGCAATGGATTATCTTGATGAGATAGCTGAAAACTCTAACACATGGACTGGACCTAGCCTTATGGACTCCTCTGATAGAACTAGAGCTAACACTACCACTTCTAGTGGAAGTGTTTTCAAGTTGAGGGAAGATGATAAAATGAGTGCAAAAATCAGCATGTTAACTAAAGAAATTGAGGCACTCAAAATGAAAGGAAGTAGGAATGTTAGTGCTACCTTTAGAGAGGACCCAATGGAGGTGTGTAAAATCTGTCATGAGATAAACCATGCTACAAATGGATGTGCATCACTTTCATCATTCTTGAATGTGCCAGAAGAACAAGTACATGCATTTAATTCATACTGGCCAAATAATTCTTCATATTCTAACAATTATAACCCAAATATGCGAAACCATCTGTATTTGAGTTATAAGAGTGACAATGTGTTGAATCCTCCTGCTCCAAGGAATTTTAATTCACCAcatgcatcatcatcatctagaACTTCCTTGGAGGATGCACTTAGTACTTTCATTCAAAGGCAAAGTGAGCAAAATCAAAAGTTTGAATCCATGCTCACTAGGCTAGATGAAGAGGTAAGAGAGACCAAGAGTCATATAACTAGACTTACAAATTCATTGAGTGGGATAGAGAGAGGGAAGCTTCCTTCCCAAACTCAACCCAATCCCATCAATCAAAACCTAAAATTGGCTCTAAGGATAAACATGAGGAAGTAAAAGCTGTGACCATTTTGAGCAGTGGTAAAGAGATTAATAAAAGTTCTCCTTTAGTAACTAAGAAATCTAAGGAGATCCCagttgaaaaagagaaagatgaaacTGAGTCACTTGGATTTGGTGAAATTGAACAATGCCCAATCCCTCCACCATTTCCACAAGCCTTAAAATTACCTAAGAAATTGGACACCACATCTGAGATATTAGTGTATTTGCATCAAGTCAAGATAAATTTGCCATTATTGCATGTTATCAAGCAAAAGCCTGCATATGCTAAGGTAATTAAGGACCTATGCACCATCAAGAGAAAGCATCATGTAAAGAAGACCGCATTCCTAACAGAACAAGTAAGTGCAGTTATCCAACATAAGACCTTACCAAAGTATAAGGATCCAGGTTGTTCTACGATCTCTTGTACTATTGGAGATTACATCATGGAGTATGCATTGCTAGATCTTGGGGTAAGTGTTAATTTGATCCCTTCCAGTGTATATCAAAAACTTGGACTTAGTGAGTTGAAACCTACTTCAATAACTTTACAGTTGGCTGATCGCTCTGTAAGGGAACCGAGAGGGATTGTTGAGGATGTGTTGGTGAAAATTGGACAATTTTATTATcctgttgattttattgttcTAGATTACCAACCTGTTTTACATCCTAGTGTTCATACCCCTATTATTTTGGGTAGACCTTTTCTTACCACAGCTAATGCTTTAATTAATTGCAGGAATGGAAGGATGCAACTCACTTTTGGTTCCATGACTTTGGAGTTAAACATATTTCATGTGGCTAAACAACCACATGAGGATGATGACTGTGCTTATGTAAATCTCATTGGGGCGGTGGTTCAAGAAGAgtttaataagattttttttttttttttttttttttttttttctgatccTCTTGAAACTCTTTTTAATAATTCTGTTGGTTCTTATGATTTAGAATGTGATATTcatgtatttgaaaatttttcttttttggattcctTACAGGTTTTGGAAGAACAACAGATGATGGCAATTAATAAAGGATGGAAGCCTCACTTTGAGGAGCtactagaaaatgaaaaaaagctcGTGCATTCAAGTGAAGAGGCACCACAGCTGGAGCTTAAGCCGTTGCCCGGTGGTCTTAAATATACCTATTTAGTCCCAAGTAAGTTAAAACCTAGATGGGATGGCCCTTTCATTGTAAGGGAAGTGTTTAACCATGGACCTGTAGTAGTtgagtgaaagttcaaatatgtgtataaacacccttaaatgtttagacccccaaattataacttaaccaattcaagcattatgtcaaacaactagtgtgcggaaaattaacataagttataatatggaattggaaaaactaactaagccaaattaaaatctcaacccacaacagataataaaaggcaaagataaaagggaaggaagatgcaaacacaaagacaacacgcgatgtgttatcgaagaggaaaccgaagtcctcggcgtaaaacctctccgccaccctccaagtggtaaacaattcactagaaaatatagttgggatacatggacaacaatagaccctccaagcctaatctacccaatgcacctaagccctccaagcttcttgctccaacgaggttgcgccgaacctttttcttttctaacttcctggattccgctactagaccgtagcatcaaccaatgaagattggttccttcctaactgcttcccagaaatccaaacagctctctcacagtgatgaatatggtgagaacaaggtttggtaaaatgcctctcaagaatttgacaatggagaggaagagagttgaggaatttgaagagactctaatgtatagattgtgggtgaatcaatcttgtttttcttaaggtttctctcttaaaattctctctggaagctctcttacatttatgggtaaaaggggtatttatactggagtgagagaggaatgtgaaacgtcaggatttacaaaacaggggtggctcgcggcttgacttcgcgacttgactaagtcgcgagatccagttgcgagataaccgtatggccagttgtcctgttttgtcctgtaatgctccagctagcatgactgttcaccttccgacatgcttggcacatgtgctgcgTCTGACGGCTTGTAGCCGCGAGTCACTCGCGAGGCTAAGCcgcaagtctctgttttcttgcacactcttgagcaaacttcactctatctcactcactacccttacaacaaacccacctaaatacagggttactaaatgctgaaatacaagcaaagttggcacggaataaaaccaattagatggttgaataaattcaaccttacattgaGGACCCTAGAGATGGtaggattttgaaaataaatggaaaaaggTTAAAACCATTCTTAGAGGGAGTTATGCCAAAGGAGGAGACTATGTCACTGAAGATCCCTGCTTATTGGGATGCTACATGAACTCTGAAAGAGCCTTATGAAGTTGTAccatatttgttttaattttcttttcttttttttttcttttttttttctttttgccttttgtttttgtttttgtttttttttttttttgttatattttttttttgtgagctAACATTTGCAGTtgtgaaagaaatttcaaaaaaaaaaaaaaaaaaaaattaaatgcttaAGGTAACTTCTTCTCTTTATACTTGAATTTATTTTGGCTTTGATACATTGAGGACAATGCAATATTTTAGCTGGGGGGAGAGGTCTACACTTTTTTCTACAccttgcattatttttctttctttctgttcttaaaaaaaaaaaaaaaaaaaaaaaaaaaaaaaaaaaaaaaaaaaccttgaatttgAATGCAAAAGAgttataagatttattttttatatcatgtGATGGAATGAATAATGCTAAGTTGGTTATACTATTTGCTATATTAAGACTCTTTCATGAAGAGCACAATTGGAAATTTTTGAGCACAATAGCCAGGTTAGCGGACTGTTGGATGTTGGATATGCATGGATCATGAACAAGCTAGATATAAGCTGAAATTCAACCCATATGGAGAACTCTTGAGCCTTACTTTTCTTTGTGAGAGTATATCTTTGTTTGAACTCTTAAATTTCTCTCATATGcttcaatttttgtaaaagatctctatattttttggttgaCTACTGGAAACATTATGGGGAGATATACCATGATCCtacttatttttttccttcggCATGCTGGTTTATGTAGAATTTTAGGAGATGAGAACCTAAAAGCACCAATTTTTTGTCACCAGCTAAACAAATATTCAGCCTACCTTTACATTAACCATTATTACCATCATTTGAGCCATGAGAAATACTTCTACAACACCAcaaaacatttttgtttatgGGTATTCTCATGGGGGATTCAAGTTTTGAGCAATTAATGTGTTTAGATACCACCattgtctctcttttcttcaaaaaaaaaaaaaaaaaaaaaaaatcaaaaatccaaaatcaaaaagaagaagaaagaaaaaaaaaatagagaaaaagaaaaagaaagaggagacatacataatcaatcaataaaTCATTGGTGTCTTACACATCTTTCATGTATTTTAGAAGGGTTATATGGTTGAGTAAATGTTGTTTTGATTCAAGTTGGTTGTTACtgctatgagttgggtttggcttgaattttttgcatttgattCATATACATCATATTTCAAAGAGAGCAATTTGCCTTTATCTAGCCATAAGATTATACTACCACTTATGTTTCCAGGAATTTAACATCCTTTCCAAGAGATCTTTTTCCATTGTTTTAGCGCCTGTTTTGGTATACACATGTGATATTCTTAAaacttcttctttcctttttgttcaCATGTGATTTGAAGAGAGAAACCATTACTTCTATGTGTGTTCTTACAGAGTGTTGATGACTTAAGAGAGGTTTTGGAGTAGAGGCTCTAATCTAGATAATTCTTGGTCTATGCATGTTTGGAAAAGCTGGTTTCATTGCACACACTCTCTAAAAGTGAAGCTAGTGAAAACTCTTTAATATGATGAATGGTATCCCAACtcaaaattgaaagtttatTTGTATGATATAATGATAAAGCAGACTAACATTTGC
It encodes the following:
- the LOC126690156 gene encoding uncharacterized protein LOC126690156 encodes the protein MDYLDEIAENSNTWTGPSLMDSSDRTRANTTTSSGSVFKLREDDKMSAKISMLTKEIEALKMKGSRNVSATFREDPMEVCKICHEINHATNGCASLSSFLNVPEEQVHAFNSYWPNNSSYSNNYNPNMRNHLYLSYKSDNVLNPPAPRNFNSPHASSSSRTSLEDALSTFIQRQSEQNQKFESMLTRLDEEDKHEEVKAVTILSSGKEINKSSPLVTKKSKEIPVEKEKDETESLGFGEIEQCPIPPPFPQALKLPKKLDTTSEILVYLHQVKINLPLLHVIKQKPAYAKVIKDLCTIKRKHHVKKTAFLTEQVSAVIQHKTLPKYKDPGCSTISCTIGDYIMEYALLDLGVSVNLIPSSVYQKLGLSELKPTSITLQLADRSVREPRGIVEDVLVKIGQFYYPVDFIVLDYQPVLHPSVHTPIILGRPFLTTANALINCRNGRMQLTFGSMTLELNIFHVAKQPHEDDDCAYVLEEQQMMAINKGWKPHFEELLENEKKLVHSSEEAPQLELKPLPGGLKYTYLVPSKLKPRWDGPFIVREVFNHGPVVVE